The Candidatus Bathyarchaeota archaeon sequence ACAGACAAAAAGCAGCAAACGTCTTCTACGTAACAGCACAAATTGTTAAGGCATTAGCCGTTCTGCTGGCTCCATTCCTCCCATTCACTGCGGAAAAACTATGGAAACTATTGAATTTGCCCGGAAGTGTTCATAAGCAACGTTGGGAAGAAGCCGTAAAGCCCTTACCCGCTGGACACAAAGTTGGAAAAGCAAAACCTTTATTCAGAAAAATTGAAGCTAATGAAAAAGAACTGCAAGCCATGCTGGAGAAGGTTAGGTCAAAAATGGAGAAGGTCTCATATCAAGAGTTTTCTAAACTTGATTTAAGAGTAGGAAAAATAGTTAAGGCTGAAAAAGTTGAAGGTTCAAAAAATCTTCTGAGATTACTGATTGATATAGGCGAAGGAGAACCAAGACAAGCTGTAGCTGGAATTGCAAACTACTATAAACCCGAAGAATTGGAAGGAAAATTTGTTGCAGTGATAGCCAACCTAGAACCAAAGAAAATATTCGGTATAGAATCCCAAGTCATGATCCTAGCGGCTGAAGACGACAAAACAATCGCTATCTTACAGCCTGAAAGGGAAGTTAAAGCCGGAAGCAAAATAAGATAAGTGAATAAAGATTTGCCCATAAAAATAGACATGCACGTCCACACATTTTATTCTCATGATGGATTAATAACGCCTACTCAGCTTGTTTGGCAGCTAAAAAGGAAAAATCTAAACGGAGTAGCCATAACTGACCACGATACAATAAAGGGGTTAAAAATCTTCCGCAAAAAATTGGAAAAACATGGTTTCCTCTTAATTCCGGGAGTTGAAGTTACAGCGAAAAACGCCCACATAATTGGTCTAAACATATCAGAGAATGTTCCAGCGGGGCTTAGAATTGAGGAAACTGTTGATTTAATTCATGAAGCTGGAGGTTTAGCCGTTGCTGCTCATCCAACAGCAGTTTACAGGGGCTGGTCAACTCATCTTTTCGGAAAGTTTGACTGTATCGAGGTTATAAATGCATCATCCTTCCCCTTCTTCTTCTCAGCTTACCTTAACAGAAAAATTGCCCAAAGTTTTGGGGTTCCTGGAATTGCAGGGAGCGATGCGCATTATTTTAGGGAGGTTGGCTCAGCTTACACCATTATCGACGCGGACGATTTTAGTGTTGACGGAA is a genomic window containing:
- a CDS encoding CehA/McbA family metallohydrolase, which codes for MPIKIDMHVHTFYSHDGLITPTQLVWQLKRKNLNGVAITDHDTIKGLKIFRKKLEKHGFLLIPGVEVTAKNAHIIGLNISENVPAGLRIEETVDLIHEAGGLAVAAHPTAVYRGWSTHLFGKFDCIEVINASSFPFFFSAYLNRKIAQSFGVPGIAGSDAHYFREVGSAYTIIDADDFSVDGILEAIKRKAVTPFGKPIPLHVRLKREALTFKKRFGSQ